In Candidatus Saccharimonadales bacterium, a single window of DNA contains:
- a CDS encoding twin-arginine translocation signal domain-containing protein: MNRREFLAHIGAGALAVVGVSGLVKTLSEFGGQRHQISGYGSSSYGGGAKKH; the protein is encoded by the coding sequence ATGAATCGCCGTGAATTTCTAGCTCACATTGGGGCTGGTGCTCTGGCGGTAGTCGGGGTTAGCGGCTTGGTCAAAACCCTGTCTGAATTTGGCGGGCAGCGTCACCAGATTTCCGGGTATGGATCGAGCTCCTATGGCGGCGGTGCCAAAAAACACTAA
- the tatC gene encoding twin-arginine translocase subunit TatC: MSPSLTFHDHIKELRHRLLWVLLVVGFGSILGYVFRGPIILVLQRPLGAPLFYNSPAGSFNFILKVSGLLGLMMALPLIVYNSIRFVEPALPNVLKRFLLLKVIIFSTILAALGVAFGFFIIIPMSLHFFSKYSSAAIQPLISADAYLSFVSNTLLTFALLFQIPLIVLFINRIKPIKPSKLLRYQRHVVVSAFVLAVILPFTYDPITQFVMAIPIVFLYYLSIILVWMVNRRVEYPAEAVGEVAEPNSELQLPTALPEIAEPKPRLRRQHPANVLNTTLDGVKLARKDRPATQFKAPPAMQVNRYNILDLSQES; the protein is encoded by the coding sequence GTGTCTCCATCGCTGACTTTTCACGATCACATTAAAGAGTTGCGGCATAGACTACTGTGGGTTCTGCTGGTGGTTGGTTTTGGTTCGATTTTGGGCTACGTTTTTCGGGGACCGATTATTTTGGTACTGCAGCGGCCGTTGGGCGCGCCTTTATTCTACAATTCCCCAGCCGGCAGCTTTAATTTCATCCTAAAAGTTTCCGGCCTGCTGGGACTAATGATGGCGCTGCCTTTGATTGTTTATAACTCGATTCGGTTTGTGGAGCCGGCCCTGCCGAACGTGCTCAAACGATTCTTGCTACTCAAGGTCATCATTTTCTCAACCATATTGGCCGCCTTGGGTGTGGCGTTCGGTTTCTTCATCATAATTCCGATGTCGCTGCACTTTTTTTCAAAGTATTCTAGTGCCGCCATTCAGCCGCTGATTTCGGCTGACGCCTATTTGTCGTTTGTTTCAAACACCCTGCTGACTTTTGCTTTGCTGTTTCAAATTCCTTTGATCGTGCTCTTCATTAATCGCATAAAGCCGATTAAGCCCTCAAAATTGTTGCGCTATCAGCGCCATGTGGTGGTATCGGCCTTCGTCTTGGCCGTCATTCTGCCTTTCACCTACGACCCAATTACCCAATTCGTCATGGCTATCCCGATTGTTTTTCTCTACTACTTATCAATAATTTTGGTTTGGATGGTTAATCGAAGAGTCGAATACCCAGCTGAAGCTGTGGGTGAGGTGGCTGAACCAAACTCCGAACTGCAGCTACCCACGGCTTTACCAGAAATCGCTGAACCCAAGCCTCGGCTGCGTCGCCAACACCCGGCCAACGTTTTGAATACAACTCTCGATGGGGTTAAGTTAGCCCGCAAAGATCGCCCAGCGACCCAGTTCAAGGCGCCACCAGCCATGCAGGTTAATCGCTATAACATTTTAGACTTAAGCCAGGAATCTTGA
- the tatA gene encoding twin-arginine translocase TatA/TatE family subunit: protein MFAGKFEELLIVLLIILLLFGAKKIPELARSIGQSINEVKKGVAGESSDDTVEKKA from the coding sequence ATGTTTGCAGGGAAATTCGAAGAGCTATTAATCGTATTGCTGATTATCCTGTTGCTCTTTGGGGCCAAAAAAATTCCCGAGCTTGCCCGCAGCATTGGTCAATCGATCAATGAGGTCAAGAAGGGTGTGGCCGGCGAGAGTTCAGACGACACTGTCGAAAAGAAAGCTTAG
- a CDS encoding methyltransferase domain-containing protein: MDQAQYDIDYYRQINAEEGEQARRLAELLIWKYAPKSVLDVGCATGLYLRPFLDQGIKGQGVDYAEAAVADEVLQIPRSAIKIVDITKQSIGARADLSLCIEVLEHIPESGAASAIKHLSQTAPIIIFSAAQPGQGGRGHINCQPKEYWQQLFTSNGYVRDETSENYLKIIMQSGYHLGWLINNLMIYLASA; this comes from the coding sequence ATGGATCAAGCCCAATACGATATTGATTATTACCGCCAAATTAACGCCGAAGAAGGGGAACAGGCTCGGCGTCTAGCCGAATTGCTGATCTGGAAGTACGCTCCAAAATCGGTTCTGGATGTGGGTTGTGCTACCGGACTATACCTCCGCCCGTTCCTAGACCAAGGCATCAAGGGTCAGGGCGTTGATTATGCCGAGGCGGCGGTGGCTGATGAAGTCCTCCAAATTCCACGAAGTGCCATCAAAATCGTCGATATCACCAAACAGTCAATTGGCGCTAGAGCCGATCTGAGCCTTTGCATTGAAGTGCTAGAACACATTCCCGAGTCAGGCGCGGCTTCCGCCATCAAACATTTAAGCCAGACCGCCCCGATCATTATTTTTTCGGCGGCTCAACCGGGCCAGGGTGGCCGTGGTCACATCAACTGCCAACCAAAGGAATATTGGCAGCAGCTTTTTACAAGCAACGGGTATGTTCGTGATGAGACAAGCGAAAACTACCTCAAAATCATCATGCAATCAGGCTATCACCTGGGCTGGCTGATTAATAATTTGATGATTTACCTAGCCTCAGCTTGA
- a CDS encoding FAD-dependent oxidoreductase has product MKLTLIEKRPEAPDVITFVFKPEQPLSWQAGQYLHYTLPHDDADDRGVERWFTISAAPFEANPQITTRFSPKSSSFKRHLRALTVGAQIEADGPDGDFVIEDVTNSYVFIAGGIGITPFRSILKQADHKQVALDVTLLYGNRDLAGTVFWSELQTFANLNPKLIMNNILEPKRIDAQTIKALPDYQTKTYYVSGPEPMVAAMAAILDELGISAAQQKHDDFPGYDWPLA; this is encoded by the coding sequence GTGAAGTTAACTTTGATCGAAAAACGTCCAGAAGCGCCCGATGTCATCACCTTCGTCTTCAAGCCCGAGCAACCGCTATCCTGGCAGGCCGGCCAGTACTTGCATTACACATTACCGCATGACGATGCCGATGATCGCGGCGTTGAACGCTGGTTTACCATCTCGGCCGCTCCATTTGAGGCCAACCCGCAAATCACCACGCGGTTTTCGCCTAAGAGCAGCTCGTTTAAACGCCATTTACGCGCATTAACAGTTGGAGCTCAAATCGAAGCCGATGGCCCCGATGGCGATTTTGTCATCGAAGACGTCACTAACAGTTACGTTTTCATCGCCGGTGGCATTGGCATTACTCCATTTCGGTCTATCCTCAAGCAGGCTGATCATAAACAAGTCGCACTTGATGTGACTTTGCTTTATGGCAATCGTGATCTGGCCGGCACGGTCTTTTGGTCGGAGCTGCAAACTTTTGCCAATCTAAATCCTAAATTGATTATGAATAATATCCTAGAACCCAAACGTATTGATGCTCAAACCATCAAGGCTCTGCCCGACTACCAAACCAAGACCTATTACGTTTCAGGACCAGAACCAATGGTTGCGGCAATGGCGGCCATTCTAGATGAGTTGGGCATCTCAGCGGCTCAACAAAAGCATGATGATTTCCCCGGTTACGACTGGCCATTGGCCTAA
- a CDS encoding VIT1/CCC1 transporter family protein, with protein sequence MARLTRTSEYVRSTIFGIEDSLVSTTGIVAGVSAGSHHRPTILLAAIVAVTIEAMSMAAGEFLSDEAVHEMNKRRRAGDSAMVSATLMFFAYLLAGAIPIVPVIVFAYPSSIFISIFCSLIGLFILGYVKGRVVRVNATRSGLKILLIGGVTAIVGVIVGHFLKAV encoded by the coding sequence ATGGCTAGACTAACCAGAACCAGCGAATACGTCCGCAGCACCATCTTTGGTATCGAAGACAGCTTGGTTTCAACCACCGGCATTGTGGCTGGCGTCAGCGCCGGGTCCCATCATCGACCCACGATTTTATTAGCCGCCATCGTAGCTGTCACCATTGAGGCCATGAGTATGGCAGCGGGTGAGTTTTTGAGCGACGAAGCCGTTCACGAGATGAACAAACGCCGGCGGGCTGGTGATAGCGCCATGGTCAGTGCCACTTTGATGTTCTTTGCTTATTTGTTGGCCGGTGCAATTCCAATCGTGCCGGTGATTGTTTTCGCCTACCCTTCATCCATATTCATTAGTATTTTTTGCTCACTAATTGGGTTGTTTATACTGGGCTATGTTAAAGGCCGGGTAGTGCGTGTGAACGCTACCCGCAGTGGCCTCAAAATACTACTCATCGGTGGAGTTACCGCGATCGTTGGCGTAATTGTTGGCCATTTCTTAAAAGCGGTTTGA